A window of Juglans regia cultivar Chandler chromosome 7, Walnut 2.0, whole genome shotgun sequence contains these coding sequences:
- the LOC108996545 gene encoding receptor-like protein kinase HERK 1 produces the protein MSSGNIRLFMWVSSILCLICGSYGFVPQYHYLIDCGSPTNTSVGDRVFVADTSDSNALSTPQEIFAKTTLKPISLSNDSALYETARILNGPSIYTFPIKKLGRHWVRLYFFPFVFESYDLSTAKFSVSAQNITLFKESHVGNGSQVKEYSLNVTSSNLVVTFTPSSKSFAFINALEVLSLPDELTPESARSIDPPGSYQSVSNKALETIARVNMGDETVFPQNDTLWRLWISDDMYLIHNNLAEFVSNITAVNSTIAGAMVNIAPAIVYGTATKLMNSGDDPNINANVTWRFSVDPGFEYLVRFHFCDIVSISPNILFFNVYINSMLVSRNLDLSNLTSNIIGAPYFMDVITRVSDISKLNVSVGPSNVGNPMPNAILNGLEIMKISNSRGSLDVLDSDLKKDSKMKVGVIVGLAVGIFTAVIVAVSLFMLCRRRRRKYAHVNHSKAEENFATSGMVTKYSNNGAAIFSSSKTGYRFPFVAIQEATDYFSESLVVGVGGFGKVYKGILRDETKVAVKRGVSYSQQGFAEFQTEIEMLSMFRHRHLVSLIGYCDEQNEMIIIYEYMENGTLKNHLYGSDLPSLSWPQRLEICIGSARGLHYLHTGSTKAIIHRDVKSANILLDEKFMAKVADFGLSKTGPEIDETHVSTAVKGSFGYLDPEYLTRQQLTEKSDVYSFGVVMLEVLCGRPVIDPSLPREKVSLVEWAMNSQKRGKLEEIVDPCLAGQIKPDSLRKFGEIADKCLAGCGMDRPSMGDVLWNLECALQLQGSEEKSDPQGQSLQVNHVNNLETNVSIAQFSMGSVGDLAGISMTTVFAQMVKDDMR, from the coding sequence ATGAGTTCTGGGAATATTCGACTGTTTATGTGGGTTTCatctattttgtgtttgatATGTGGTTCCTATGGATTTGTTCCTCAATATCATTATCTGATAGACTGCGGATCCCCCACCAATACATCGGTGGGCGATCGCGTATTTGTGGCTGATACCTCTGATTCCAATGCTCTTTCTACCCCACAAGAGATTTTTGCTAAGACAACCCTGAAACCTATTTCACTTTCCAATGATTCAGCTTTGTATGAAACTGCACGAATACTCAATGGACCCTCAATTTACACGTTTCCCATTAAGAAACTTGGGAGGCACTGGGTTCGCCTCTATTTCTTCCCTTTTGTTTTCGAATCCTACGACTTGAGCACGGCGAAGTTCTCTGTTTCCGCTCAAAATATCACTCTTTTCAAAGAATCCCATGTAGGGAACGGTTCTCAGGTTAAGGAATACTCTTTGAACGTGACTTCCAGCAATTTGGTTGTCACTTTTACTCCTTCTTCCAAGTCTTTCGCCTTCATAAATGCCTTGGAAGTTCTTTCACTCCCCGATGAGCTTACCCCTGAGAGTGCCCGCTCAATTGATCCACCGGGCAGTTACCAAAGTGTGTCAAATAAAGCATTAGAGACAATTGCGAGGGTGAATATGGGTGATGAAACAGTCTTTCCCCAAAATGATACCCTGTGGCGTCTTTGGATCTCCGATGATATGTACCTGATACACAATAATCTTGCAGAGTTTGTGTCTAACATTACAGCTGTCAATTCAACAATAGCCGGGGCAATGGTAAATATCGCTCCCGCTATTGTCTATGGGACCGCCACAAAGTTGATGAACTCTGGCGATGATCCTAATATAAATGCCAATGTTACATGGCGTTTCAGTGTTGACCCTGGGTTTGAGTATCTGGTCCGGTTTCACTTCTGTGACATAGTGAGTATCTCTCCaaatattctcttttttaatGTCTATATAAACTCCATGCTCGTTTCTAGGAATCTTGATCTTAGCAATCTAACATCAAACATCATTGGTGCCCCTTATTTTATGGATGTCATCACAAGAGTAAGTGATATCTCCAAGTTAAATGTAAGTGTTGGCCCTTCAAACGTTGGTAATCCTATGCCAAATGCCATTCTTAATGGCCTCGAGATCATGAAAATAAGCAATTCTAGGGGCAGCCTTGATGTTTTGGATTCCGATCTGAAAAAAGATTCTAAGATGAAAGTTGGTGTTATAGTGGGTTTGGCCGTTGGGATATTCACTGCTGTTATCGTCGCTGTCAGTCTCTTCATGCTctgcagaagaagaagaagaaaatacgCACATGTCAACCATTCAAAGGCGGAAGAAAATTTTGCCACCAGTGGAATGGTGACCAAATACTCAAATAACGGAGCTGCAATATTTTCTAGCTCAAAAACTGGTTATCGCTTCCCTTTTGTTGCAATTCAAGAAGCTACTGATTATTTCAGTGAAAGTTTAGTTGTTGGTGTTGGTGGATTTGGGAAAGTTTACAAGGGGATTTTGAGAGATGAAACCAAAGTGGCAGTGAAGAGGGGAGTTTCTTATTCACAGCAGGGTTTTGCAGAATTCCAGACTGAAATTGAAATGCTATCAATGTTCCGTCACCGCCATTTGGTATCGCTGATTGGCTACTGTGACGAACAAAATGAGATGATCATAATTTATGAGTACATGGAAAATGGGACCCTAAAGAACCATCTGTATGGTTCTGATCTTCCCAGCTTAAGTTGGCCACAGAGGCTTGAGATATGCATCGGATCAGCAAGAGGACTTCACTATCTCCATACTGGCTCTACCAAAGCCATTATTCATCGTGATGTCAAGTCTGCAAATATACTACTAGATGAAAAATTCATGGCCAAGGTTGCTGATTTTGGGCTTTCAAAGACAGGTCCTGAGATTGATGAGACACATGTTAGTACTGCAGTAAAAGGAAGCTTTGGGTATCTAGATCCAGAGTATTTAACAAGGCAGCAACTAACAGAAAAATCAGATGTCTACTCTTTCGGGGTGGTCATGTTGGAAGTCCTTTGTGGGAGACCGGTTATTGATCCATCCCTTCCAAGGGAAAAGGTAAGTTTGGTGGAATGGGCAATGAATTCACAGAAGAGAGGGAAATTGGAGGAAATTGTAGACCCTTGTCTTGCTGGCCAAATTAAGCCAGATTCCTTGAGGAAATTTGGAGAAATAGCTGATAAATGCTTAGCAGGCTGTGGTATGGATCGACCTTCAATGGGAGATGTGTTATGGAATCTGGAGTGTGCACTTCAACTTCAAGGGAGCGAAGAAAAATCGGATCCCCAAGGTCAATCTTTACAAGTTAATCATGTCAATAACTTGGAGACCAATGTATCTATTGCACAGTTCAGCATGGGAAGCGTAGGCGACCTTGCTGGTATCTCAATGACTACTGTGTTTGCTCAAATGGTGAAAGATGATATGAGGTAG